A segment of the Sphingomonas kaistensis genome:
TGGTGGTGACCCACAGTCCGCAGGTCGCGGCACGGGCGAGCCGCCACTACCGGATCGAGAAGAGCCACGGGGACGAGGGCACCCGCACCACCGTCCGACTGCTCGACGCCGACGAACGGCGCGAGGAGATCGCCCGGATGCTGTCCGGCGCGGCGGTCACCGAGGAAGCGCGGGCCCAGGCCGCGCGCCTGCTCGAAACCGCCTGACGGCGCGGCTTAGTCGGCCGCCGTCAGCTGGCGCTGCCCATTGGCCTTGAAGACCTGGCCCCACTTCATCACGAAGCCGACATTCTCCAGCAGCCGGATGTTGGCGATCGGATCACCTTCCACCGCGACGATGTCGGCGTCCTTGCCCGGTTCGATGGTGCCGGCGACGGCCGAGACCCCGAGCAGGTCGGCGGCGTTCACCGTCGCGGCCTTGATCGCGTCGGCAGGGGCCATGCCGTTCCTGACCATCAGCGCGAACTCCTCCGCATTCTTGCCATGCGGGCTGACCGCGCTGTCGGTACCGAAGGCGATCTTCACCCCTTCCCGGACGGCGCGGGCGAAGCTCTTCTCGGCATTGCCCTTGGCGGCCGCGGCCTTTTCGAACTGCGCCGGGGTCAGCGCGCCGCGCTCGCCGTCCTTGTAGGCCGCGGCGGGCGCCAGCAGGGTCGGCACGTAATAAGCGCCGGTCTGCTTGTAGAGCCGGAAGCTCTCGTCGTTGGCGAAGGTGCCATGCTCGATCGAGCTGACGCCGGCGCGCAGCGCGCCATTGATCCCGCTGGTGCCATGGGCATGGGCGGCGACCTTGCGATCGAACGAGCGCGCGGTGTCGACCACCGCCTTCATCTCATCGTCCGCCATCTGCTGGTTGAGCCCGCCCGCGACGTTGCTGAGAACGCCGCCGGTGGCCGCGATCTTGACCACGTCGGCGCCGTCGCGGATCTGCTCGCGGGTGGCGCGGCGGCAGTCGTCGACCCCGTTGCAGACATTGGTCTGGTGATCGTGCCCGATCTCGGCGAGTTCGCGATTGACGCCATTGACCGGATCGCCGTGGCCGCCCGACACCGAGATCATCCGCGCTGCCATGATGATGCTCGGCCCGACGAAGGCACCGCTGTTGATCGCGCCCTTGAGCGCCCGGATCCCCGGCGGATCGCCGCCGAGGTCGCGGACGGTGGTGAAGCCTGCCGCAAGCGTCTTCTTGGCGTTGGTGAGAGCGGTATAGGCCTCGTCCTCCTCGTTTCGGACAGGCGCCTGCAAGCGGGCCTGGAGCCGGTCGTCGAGGCCGCCGAGGTGGACGTGACTGTCGATCAGGCCCGGCATGACCGTGCTGGTGCGCAGGTCGACGACGCGGGCGCCGGGCACGTCCGCGAAGCCGCTGCGGATTTCGACGATCTTGCGGCCCTGGACGATGATCGAGGCATTGCGCTTGGGCGCGCGGCCGGGGACGTCGATCAACGTGCCTGCGTGGATGACGGTGACGGGCTGGGCGGGTGGCGCCGCCTGCACGACGGCGGCGGCTGCGATAAGCGAAAGCATGGTGGTCCCCCTGGGTTTCTCGCCGCAGCTTAGCCCGGTGCCCGCTCCTGCCAATAGCGGAAAGCCTGCCGTTGCAGGCGATCGATCAGGAGGCGCGCGTCGGGGCCGGTCCAGTCGCCGGTGAAGCGGTGTTTCTCCCAGCTCCCGGTCCACCAGCCCTGGCCGGGCAGGCCGTCGGACTGGCGCACGACCAGCACCGCAAGCTCCGGCTCGCCATCCGCTTGCGCCGCGTCGTCGACGGCGGCGAGGGTCTTGCACAGCGCCCGCATCCTGGGCCGGGTGAACGGATGGCCGAGCCGGGCGAGCAATTCGCTGTAGGTCAGCGGATGGCCGGCGGCGGCAGCGGCAAGCAGATGCTCGCGCACCGCCACCGGATCGGCGATGCTCACTGGCTAGGAAGGCTGCTCGGCGACCGGGGTCAATTCGTAGACCTCGAGCTTGGCGCCTGAACGGGGATAGGGAAGCACCAGCCGCCAGCGCATCGGCCCGATCCGCTCCAGGAAGCCGGCCATGTCGCGGCTATTGTCCGAGCCATAGGGCTTGGGGCGGGTCTCGCTGCCCAGCGCGACGCTGCCGAGGAACACCAATCGGGTCGCGACGTCGTCGTCCCACAAACGCCCGGCCGGTCGCTCGGTCCCGGTCTGCTTGACCAGGGTCAGGAGGTCGTCCTCGACCTCGACATAGCAGAAGAAGGGCTTGAACCGGTTGAAGGCCGGAGTCCGGCGGTCGGTGGCGCCGAGGCGCACCAGGCGGCAATTGTAGCTTCCGGGTGTCGGCGCAGGCCGGGCAAGCGCCGCATTGGGGCGGAGCAGGTCGCCTTCCTC
Coding sequences within it:
- a CDS encoding metal-dependent hydrolase family protein, encoding MLSLIAAAAVVQAAPPAQPVTVIHAGTLIDVPGRAPKRNASIIVQGRKIVEIRSGFADVPGARVVDLRTSTVMPGLIDSHVHLGGLDDRLQARLQAPVRNEEDEAYTALTNAKKTLAAGFTTVRDLGGDPPGIRALKGAINSGAFVGPSIIMAARMISVSGGHGDPVNGVNRELAEIGHDHQTNVCNGVDDCRRATREQIRDGADVVKIAATGGVLSNVAGGLNQQMADDEMKAVVDTARSFDRKVAAHAHGTSGINGALRAGVSSIEHGTFANDESFRLYKQTGAYYVPTLLAPAAAYKDGERGALTPAQFEKAAAAKGNAEKSFARAVREGVKIAFGTDSAVSPHGKNAEEFALMVRNGMAPADAIKAATVNAADLLGVSAVAGTIEPGKDADIVAVEGDPIANIRLLENVGFVMKWGQVFKANGQRQLTAAD
- a CDS encoding DUF4893 domain-containing protein — protein: MTTARFGSLLALTLVLAGCMATPPARPTLPLAPAAAPPTKADRWLSVATAPDTDRLRRLPFAWTDGLRDARVRFASAVREEGDLLRPNAALARPAPTPGSYNCRLVRLGATDRRTPAFNRFKPFFCYVEVEDDLLTLVKQTGTERPAGRLWDDDVATRLVFLGSVALGSETRPKPYGSDNSRDMAGFLERIGPMRWRLVLPYPRSGAKLEVYELTPVAEQPS
- a CDS encoding ribose-phosphate pyrophosphokinase is translated as MSIADPVAVREHLLAAAAAGHPLTYSELLARLGHPFTRPRMRALCKTLAAVDDAAQADGEPELAVLVVRQSDGLPGQGWWTGSWEKHRFTGDWTGPDARLLIDRLQRQAFRYWQERAPG